From a region of the Methanoculleus receptaculi genome:
- a CDS encoding GNAT family N-acetyltransferase — protein MSRDRFLVRRMGREEVEIAVDWAEQEGWNPGIHGAEEIFLTLSAQVPGEAIYLDTPEPNAEAVALSRRHGMVAVFETARI, from the coding sequence GTGAGCCGCGATAGATTTCTTGTTAGGAGGATGGGGCGGGAGGAGGTTGAGATTGCCGTTGACTGGGCGGAGCAGGAGGGATGGAATCCTGGGATTCACGGTGCAGAGGAGATCTTCCTTACCCTCTCTGCGCAGGTGCCGGGCGAGGCGATCTACCTCGATACGCCTGAACCAAACGCCGAAGCCGTGGCGCTTAGCCGCAGGCACGGAATGGTCGCCGTCTTTGAGACGGCCCGGATCTAA
- a CDS encoding Orn/Lys/Arg family decarboxylase yields the protein MTKGKSGTLVAELSRFKALYDGNSPIEEVFPDLVRQYPARYAGLGLADLCREMHGFLRAESIPVVVRDVYSRLPEPVMTPAEAYRRLVRGEVVQVPAGEIEGKTVAVMVVPYPLGIPVIMPGERCGQETRAVVDYLEILQEFDNLFPGFENEVHGVDVVTREGRRVYYAYCVSE from the coding sequence ATGACGAAGGGCAAGTCAGGGACGCTGGTTGCGGAACTATCCCGGTTCAAAGCGCTTTACGACGGCAACAGCCCGATCGAGGAGGTCTTTCCAGACCTGGTGCGCCAGTATCCCGCCAGGTATGCGGGGCTCGGGCTTGCGGACCTCTGCCGGGAGATGCACGGGTTCCTCCGGGCGGAGTCGATCCCGGTGGTTGTCCGGGACGTCTATTCGAGGCTTCCGGAACCGGTGATGACGCCGGCGGAGGCTTACCGCCGCCTTGTGCGTGGAGAGGTGGTGCAGGTGCCTGCGGGCGAGATCGAGGGGAAGACCGTCGCAGTGATGGTCGTCCCCTACCCGCTCGGCATCCCGGTCATAATGCCCGGGGAGCGGTGCGGCCAGGAGACACGGGCGGTTGTGGATTACCTCGAGATCCTCCAGGAGTTCGACAACCTCTTTCCCGGGTTCGAGAACGAGGTGCATGGCGTGGACGTCGTTACGAGGGAGGGGCGCCGGGTCTATTACGCCTACTGTGTTTCGGAGTGA
- a CDS encoding LolA family protein produces the protein MTTQQRYQFVVVIVLLGLVCSGCLETGADTDTLLQNTIEKQANAESLAYIEELTLYLGNETKTVEYDVLLKKPDKFRRIEKSGSFIRSEITSNGDIVWIYDPEKNTVFIRNLTSSEKLPEPAIYALLNDNIFEKYMVTGQEMESNNPTPAYKIELASHESDNEDTREYLLWIDPDGLIPLKLESWDKGNPVLTLEYRDYSINCTTNDSDFTFTIPDDASVMYI, from the coding sequence ATGACAACACAGCAACGCTACCAATTTGTAGTGGTTATCGTATTACTCGGACTCGTTTGTTCCGGTTGTTTGGAAACAGGCGCTGATACGGATACGCTTCTGCAAAATACCATAGAAAAGCAGGCGAATGCCGAGAGCCTGGCATACATCGAAGAGCTTACTTTATATCTAGGGAATGAAACGAAGACAGTTGAATATGATGTACTTTTAAAGAAACCGGACAAATTTCGAAGAATCGAGAAGAGCGGCTCATTTATACGCTCGGAGATTACTTCCAATGGAGATATAGTCTGGATCTATGATCCTGAGAAAAATACAGTGTTCATTAGAAATCTGACATCATCAGAGAAACTACCAGAACCTGCGATCTATGCATTGTTGAATGATAATATCTTTGAAAAATACATGGTAACAGGTCAAGAAATGGAGTCGAATAACCCAACTCCGGCTTATAAGATAGAACTGGCTTCTCACGAGTCGGATAACGAAGATACGAGAGAGTATCTGCTGTGGATCGATCCCGATGGTCTCATCCCGTTGAAGCTGGAGAGTTGGGACAAGGGCAATCCGGTGCTAACCCTGGAATATCGAGATTATTCGATAAATTGCACAACAAATGATAGTGATTTCACCTTTACGATTCCTGATGATGCATCGGTGATGTACATATGA
- a CDS encoding urease accessory protein UreH domain-containing protein, whose translation MIVKAVQVLAVLLIACTLCIPAAAASTISLEYYHMDRCPDCKLTDPLIADLEGSYDGAPAIEWIDVETVDGWERWNAYEFLEVPAVVINGAIKIPKEEITEKNLRVAIEQSLAGAEPPENSPPINWDIPFAFSLGLFSGFSPCLMAILGFILVYVTGSGTGLRSSLLNSVIFGLGLVAAYIILGCCFLLAGMSLGGFGPYLAIAAGIITILAGVNLLGLIRLPVSTDNYVKSSIQKHATTFVGLFILGMIFSIVKAPCAAPMILVLLSRILIDGTVQDLSLLLVFGAGVLTPFLGVGVLGGYASSSRIREYRDVIRAGSGILLIGFGVWMLFWG comes from the coding sequence ATGATCGTAAAAGCGGTGCAGGTACTTGCCGTTCTGCTCATCGCGTGCACTCTGTGCATTCCTGCAGCCGCAGCCTCAACGATCTCCCTCGAATATTACCACATGGACCGGTGTCCGGACTGCAAACTGACTGATCCGCTGATCGCGGACCTGGAAGGCTCCTACGACGGCGCCCCCGCGATCGAATGGATCGATGTCGAAACCGTGGACGGATGGGAGCGATGGAACGCATACGAATTTCTCGAAGTCCCGGCCGTAGTCATAAACGGCGCCATTAAAATTCCCAAAGAGGAGATCACCGAAAAGAACCTCAGGGTGGCGATCGAGCAATCCCTTGCCGGTGCTGAGCCGCCGGAGAACTCCCCGCCGATTAACTGGGACATCCCGTTTGCATTCTCCCTGGGCCTCTTCTCCGGTTTCTCGCCCTGCCTGATGGCAATCCTCGGATTCATCCTGGTGTACGTCACCGGGTCGGGCACGGGGTTGAGAAGCAGTCTCCTGAACTCTGTAATATTCGGCCTGGGGCTGGTCGCCGCGTATATCATCCTGGGGTGCTGCTTCCTGCTGGCGGGGATGTCCCTCGGCGGTTTTGGCCCTTACCTCGCCATAGCAGCAGGGATAATCACGATACTCGCCGGGGTGAACCTACTCGGGTTGATACGGCTCCCGGTCTCCACTGACAACTATGTTAAGTCATCCATACAGAAGCATGCGACCACCTTTGTCGGGTTGTTCATACTGGGCATGATATTTTCGATCGTCAAGGCCCCGTGCGCCGCACCGATGATCCTCGTCCTGCTGAGCAGAATCCTGATCGACGGCACCGTGCAGGATTTATCGCTCCTGCTGGTCTTCGGAGCCGGGGTGCTCACGCCGTTTCTCGGCGTCGGAGTACTCGGGGGATATGCCTCGTCGAGCAGGATACGGGAATACAGGGATGTAATTCGAGCCGGCAGCGGGATTCTTTTGATAGGATTCGGGGTCTGGATGCTCTTCTGGGGATAA
- a CDS encoding IS481 family transposase, whose product MSKLSDRDIRGIIRQWKRGRPVRDLADYHHVSRQRIYQIIAAYRQTGCYPYPQTPGRKPAQIPHETETLVLAAHDQYSLGPTHLEKKIEEVDGMHIPHNTIYRILLEHGRVEVCMKKRKQRKWVRYERDHAMSLWQGDWKMISLDGQNRWLIAFMDDSSRLITCYGVFDRPTTHFTMQILEQGFREYGTPLEILTDNGSQFVSARNPKTADHTFRKFLESHGIRHIRARVNHPQTNGKIERFFGEVERRAHRFGSVDAVVRWHNEIKPHSSLDYDEPAHAFWYRLPPERILGYAQRWMDAQE is encoded by the coding sequence GTGAGCAAGCTCTCCGATCGGGATATCCGAGGTATCATTCGTCAGTGGAAGAGAGGGCGGCCTGTTCGTGACCTTGCGGACTATCATCACGTGAGCCGGCAACGGATCTACCAGATTATCGCAGCGTACCGGCAGACGGGGTGTTATCCGTATCCACAAACGCCAGGAAGAAAGCCCGCTCAGATCCCGCACGAGACTGAAACTCTCGTCCTGGCCGCTCATGACCAGTATTCTCTCGGCCCCACACATCTCGAGAAGAAGATCGAAGAAGTGGATGGGATGCATATTCCCCACAATACGATTTACCGGATCCTGCTGGAGCATGGACGGGTGGAGGTCTGCATGAAGAAGCGGAAGCAGCGGAAATGGGTGCGCTATGAACGTGACCACGCAATGTCACTCTGGCAGGGAGACTGGAAGATGATCTCATTGGATGGCCAGAACCGATGGCTCATCGCATTCATGGACGATTCCTCCCGGCTCATCACCTGTTATGGGGTCTTCGACCGACCCACGACTCACTTCACCATGCAGATCTTGGAACAAGGATTCCGGGAATACGGAACGCCCCTGGAAATCCTCACGGACAACGGTTCACAGTTTGTTTCAGCCAGGAACCCAAAAACGGCAGATCATACCTTTCGAAAATTCCTTGAGTCCCATGGGATTCGGCATATCAGAGCCCGGGTGAATCATCCCCAGACCAACGGCAAGATTGAGAGGTTCTTTGGCGAGGTCGAGCGAAGAGCACATAGATTCGGATCCGTGGATGCAGTGGTGCGGTGGCATAACGAGATCAAGCCGCATAGCAGTCTCGACTATGACGAACCTGCCCATGCGTTCTGGTATCGCCTGCCGCCGGAACGGATCCTTGGGTACGCACAGAGGTGGATGGATGCGCAAGAGTGA